The Huiozyma naganishii CBS 8797 chromosome 3, complete genome genome contains a region encoding:
- the SCM3 gene encoding Scm3p (similar to Saccharomyces cerevisiae SCM3 (YDL139C); ancestral locus Anc_7.312), which produces MSKDKMLIPQLTDEEALERHKRADETMKQVWSNIIDKYENVHTQGDVIDLHSGRIVEDNGHIRGLEQQPTAVPGQDGTLYNSATKKIMLPEGDAAGTAHLQDADNYSPWQVDPDDEDEMETQENILQGLTDDEDDDNGP; this is translated from the coding sequence ATGTCGAAGGACAAGATGCTCATCCCGCAATTGACGGACGAGGAGGCGCTCGAGAGACACAAGCGGGCGGATGAAACAATGAAGCAGGTGTGGAGCAATATAATCGACAAGTACGAGAACGTGCACACACAAGGCGATGTAATCGACCTACACAGCGGGAGAATAGTGGAGGACAATGGCCACATTCGTGGCCTCGAACAGCAACCCACTGCGGTACCTGGTCAAGACGGAACACTATATAACAGTGCCACAAAGAAAATTATGCTCCCGGAGGGCGATGCTGCGGGAACGGCTCACCTCCAAGACGCGGATAATTATAGTCCGTGGCAGGTTGATCCGGACGATGAAGACGAGATGGAAACTCAGGAAAACATTCTACAA